From Rhodamnia argentea isolate NSW1041297 chromosome 10, ASM2092103v1, whole genome shotgun sequence, a single genomic window includes:
- the LOC115735146 gene encoding beta-1,4-xylosyltransferase IRX9-like encodes MGSVERSKKKVHLWKKAVVHFSLCFVMGFFTGFAPTGKPTTFAGRPVTSNKMEISPPQAAELLDPPPMASSHVNLNRSLISEAPERVLGKPHAEAEEEDLSENEDNRIEEAEFPEGNSELVPRRLLIIVTPTTSGSRSHPFAGVLLRRLANTIKLVPQPLLWIVIEKRSDSDEVPEIMRKTGIMYRHLVFRENFTDPDAEMDHQRNMALRHIEHHKLSGIVHFAGLSNVYDLDFFQELREIEVFGTWPMAVLSANRKKVNIEGPVCDSSQVLGWHLRKMSNETTATSESRARPPIHISSFAFNSSILWDPERWGRPSSGQPNSQDSIKFVKEVVHEDETKVKGLPGEKCSKIMLWHLRYPPTRRRRHRHPSTASSDADSQR; translated from the exons ATGGGGTCTGTggaaagatcaaagaagaaggtCCACTTGTGGAAGAAAGCCGTAGTCCACTTCTCTTTATGTTTCGTCATGGGATTCTTCACCGGCTTCGCTCCCACGGGTAAGCCCACGACGTTCGCCGGCCGACCGGTCACGTCCAACAAAATGGAGATCTCCCCTCCACAAGCTGCAGAACTATTGGACCCGCCGCCGATGGCATCTTCACATGTCAATTTGAACAGAAGCTTGATTTCCGAGGCGCCGGAGCGGGTCCTGGGGAAACCCCATGCCGAAGCTGAAGAGGAAGATCTCTCGGAAAACGAAGATAATCGAATAGAAGAAGCCGAATTTCCGGAGGGAAACAGTGAGCTTGTCCCTAGGAGGCTCCTGATCATTGTCACACCCACCACAAGTGGATCGAGAAGCCATCCATTTGCGGGTGTGCTGCTGAGAAGGTTGGCGAATACTATAAAGTTGGTCCCCCAACCATTGCTGTGGATCGTGATCGAAAAGCGGTCGGATTCCGACGAAGTGCCGGAGATCATGAGGAAGACGGGAATCATGTACCGGCACCTGGTCTTCCGCGAGAACTTCACAGACCCGGATGCAGAGATGGACCACCAGCGGAACATGGCTCTCCGGCACATTGAGCACCACAAGCTCAGTGGCATTGTTCACTTCGCGGGGCTCTCGAACGTCTACGATCTGGACTTTTTTCAGGAGCTCAGAGAGATTGA GGTGTTTGGGACGTGGCCTATGGCGGTGCTATCGGCGAATCGGAAGAAGGTGAACATAGAAGGGCCGGTGTGCGACTCGTCCCAAGTACTGGGATGGCACCTGAGGAAGATGAGCAACGAAACAACAGCCACGAGCGAGTCAAGGGCAAGACCTCCCATCCACATCTCCAGCTTCGCCTTCAACAGTTCCATCCTTTGGGACCCTGAGCGATGGGGCCGCCCTTCTTCCGGTCAACCCAACTCTCAG GACTCCATAAAGTTCGTGAAAGAAGTGGTTCACGAGGACGAGACCAAAGTGAAGGGACTTCCGGGAGAGAAGTGCTCCAAAATCATGCTCTGGCACCTTCGCTATCCACCcactcgtcgtcgtcgtcatcgtcatccCTCGACAGCTTCATCGGACGCTGATTCCCAACGATGA